Proteins found in one Fusarium keratoplasticum isolate Fu6.1 chromosome 12, whole genome shotgun sequence genomic segment:
- a CDS encoding Catalase: MSRPVYTLAEGQPLRDPSVSTTLPIFGGGGITTLGDTLLLETLAHFSRERIPERVVHAKASGAWGEFEVTNKDIAQLTCAKFLDTVGKKTPVLFRLSTTGGEKGSADTVRDVRGFSVKFYTEEGNHDIVGNHVPVFFIRDPMRFPSLNRSHKKHPATNRPDATMFWDFHVNQPESVHALMHLFGTRGLPDSIRRVTGFGVHTFKLVDSQGRFRYCKFHFRPESGQTHYASAGEAEKEAGANPDHHNQDLWEAIARGEYPVWKLYVQIMEPEQAETFGRALFDITKVWSHKDFPLIEVGKMTLNKNPDNYFADIEQAAFSPSNMVPGIAMTPDPMLQARMFAYPDAQRYRLGVNYTQLPSNRPIAPVYAPYERDGITVTKNYGGDPNYVRSTLSPGISSTTMTQISHHERVASTAVLGLNEIPVDEQDYVQPRELWRRVFDEEERAQWIETVTGALEGVPAPLRQAVVEMFSKVDPTIGQRMMAKFKENATHL, translated from the exons ATGTCAAGGCCTGTGTATACCTTGGCTGAAG GCCAACCACTTCGAGATCCCTCCGTCAGCACCACTCTACCAATTTTTGGTGGCGGCGGCATCACCACTCTGGGAGAcactcttctccttgagacGCTGGCGCATTTCAGCCGGGAGCGCATTCCGGAGAG AGTCGTGCATGCCAAGGCGTCAGGCGCCTGGGGTGAATTTGAAGTCACCAACAAGGACATTGCTCAGCTGACTTGCGCCAAATTCCTTGACACCGTCGGCAAGAAGACGCCAGTTCTCTTCCGCCTCAGCACCACTGGTGGTGAGAAGGGCAGTGCGGACACAGTTCGCGATGTGCGAGGCTTCTCTGTCAAGTTTTACACAGAAGAGGGTAACCATGACATTGTTGGAAACCATGTT CCTGTGTTCTTCATCCGCGACCCCATGCGTTTTCCATCACTCAACCGCAGTCACAAGAAGCACCCCGCTACTAACAGGCCAGATGCAACTATG TTCTGGGACTTCCACGTCAACCAACCCGAAAGTGTCCACGCATTGATGCACCTCTTTGGCACCCGCGGGCTCCCAGACTCGATTCGCCGGGTCACTGGGTTTGGAGTCCATACCTTTAAGCTGGTAGACAGTCAAGGCCGCTTCCGATACTGCAAGTTTCATTTCCGTCCTGAAAGCGGCCAAACCCATTATGCTTCTGCTggggaggctgagaaggaggctggcgCCAACCCAGACCACCACAATCAAGATCTCTGGGAAGCCATTGCTCGTGGAGAATACCCCGTCTGGAAACTATACGTTCAGATCATGGAACCCGAGCAAGCCGAAACTTTTGGCCGAGCTTTGTTCGACATTACCAAGGTCTGGTCACACAAGGACTTTCCCTTGATCGAAGTTGGCAAAATGACGCTGAACAAGAAC CCCGACAACTACTTCGCCGACATTGAACAAGCTGCATTTTCCCCCTCCAACATGGTTCCAGGCATCGCCATGACGCCAGACCCCA TGCTACAAGCTCGCATGTTTGCCTATCCCGACGCTCAGAGGTACCGCCTCGGAGTCAACTATACCCAGCTGCCCTCCAACCGCCCCATCGCCCCTGTCTACGCACCGTACGAACGTGACGGCATCACCGTCACCAAGAACTACGGAGGAGATCCAAACTATGTTCGAAGCACCCTGAGCCCCGGGATTTCCTCTACCACCATGACTCAGATATCGCACCACGAGCGGGTGGCATCCACTGCGGTCCTCGGTTTGAACGAGATTCCGGTCGATGAACAAGACTATGTTCAACCTCGGGAGCTGTGGAGGAGAGTGTTtgacgaagaagagagggCCCAGTGGATTGAAACAGTCACCGGTGCCCTGGAGGGCGTGCCGGCTCCGCTGAGGCAGGCTGTTGTCGAGATGTTTTCCAAGGTTGATCCCACGATTGGACAACGgatgatggccaagttcaaggagaacgCCACTCACTTGTAG